In Rhodamnia argentea isolate NSW1041297 chromosome 4, ASM2092103v1, whole genome shotgun sequence, the following proteins share a genomic window:
- the LOC115736229 gene encoding glycine-rich cell wall structural protein 2-like isoform X2, whose translation MAAPKLAMVTALLLLATSVADVCAGRAARKDLGVDLGGIGVGIGAGIGLGLGGGGGSGSGSGSGSGSGSSSGSWSGSGSGSGSGSGSSSEAGSYAGSHAGSRAGSGAGSEAGSYAGSYAGSRAGSGSGRGGGSGYGEGGGYGGGYGSGDGN comes from the exons ATGGCAGCTCCGAAACTAGCCATGGTCACGGCTCTTCTTCTCCTCGCAACTTCGGTCGCTGATGTTTGCGCTGGCAGAGCAGCGAGAAAGGACTTGGGTGTGGATCTTGGAGGCATAGGGGTCGGCATTGGAGCCGGGATAGGCCTTGGCTTAGGAGGTGGCGGCGGATCCGGatccggctccggctccgggTCTGGCTCCGGCTCTAGCTCTGGCTCATGgtccggctccggctccggtTCTGGCTCGGGTTCGGGGTCGAGCTCAGAAGCAGGCTCGTATGCTGGGTCACATGCCGGGTCTAGGGCAGGTTCCGGGGCAGGCTCGGAAGCGGGATCGTATGCCGGGTCTTACGCAGGGTCCAGGGCCGGGTCGGGCTCGGGC AGAGGCGGCGGATCGGGCTACGGGGAAGGAGGTGGATACGGAGGAGGATATGGGAGTGGGGATGGAAACTGA
- the LOC115736229 gene encoding glycine-rich cell wall structural protein-like isoform X1: MAAPKLAMVTALLLLATSVADVCAGRAARKDLGVDLGGIGVGIGAGIGLGLGGGGGSGSGSGSGSGSGSSSGSWSGSGSGSGSGSGSSSEAGSYAGSHAGSRAGSGAGSEAGSYAGSYAGSRAGSGSGSGHGGGYGGGSGRGGGSGYGEGGGYGGGYGSGDGN; encoded by the coding sequence ATGGCAGCTCCGAAACTAGCCATGGTCACGGCTCTTCTTCTCCTCGCAACTTCGGTCGCTGATGTTTGCGCTGGCAGAGCAGCGAGAAAGGACTTGGGTGTGGATCTTGGAGGCATAGGGGTCGGCATTGGAGCCGGGATAGGCCTTGGCTTAGGAGGTGGCGGCGGATCCGGatccggctccggctccgggTCTGGCTCCGGCTCTAGCTCTGGCTCATGgtccggctccggctccggtTCTGGCTCGGGTTCGGGGTCGAGCTCAGAAGCAGGCTCGTATGCTGGGTCACATGCCGGGTCTAGGGCAGGTTCCGGGGCAGGCTCGGAAGCGGGATCGTATGCCGGGTCTTACGCAGGGTCCAGGGCCGGGTCGGGCTCGGGCTCTGGACATGGCGGAGGATATGGCGGGGGATCTGGAAGAGGCGGCGGATCGGGCTACGGGGAAGGAGGTGGATACGGAGGAGGATATGGGAGTGGGGATGGAAACTGA
- the LOC115736197 gene encoding UDP-glucuronate 4-epimerase 1, which yields MPSLQEELLPSTPGKFKIDHRGHAVNRQFHRCFASTSTLFLWALFLVALTASYLSFQSFIDSGNRYFTASWGGIQWEKRVRDSAQVHRPDGFSVLVTGAAGFVGTHVSLALKKRGDGVVGIDNFNTYYDPSLKKARKSLLQGRGVFIVEGDVNDARLLAKLFDVVAFTHVMHLAAQAGVRYAMENPQSYVHSNVAGLVTLLEACKSANPQPAVVWASSSSVYGLNEKSPFSEADRTDRPASLYAATKKAGEAITHTYNHIYGLSVTGLRFFTVYGPWGRPDMAYFSFTRNILQGKPITIYRGKNQVDLARDFTYIDDIVKGCVGSLDTAGKSTGSGGKKAGPAPYRVFNLGNTSPVTVPTLVSILERHLKVKAKRNVVDMPGNGDVPFTHANISSARRELGYKPTTDLQTGLKKFVKWYLSYHGYNRGNNVN from the coding sequence ATGCCGTCGTTGCAGGAGGAGCTGTTGCCGTCCACCCCCGGGAAGTTCAAGATCGACCACCGCGGCCACGCCGTGAACCGCCAGTTCCACCGCTGCTTCGCCTCCACCAGCACCCTCTTCCTTTGGGCCCTCTTCCTCGTCGCCCTCACCGCCTCCTACCTCAGCTTCCAGAGCTTCATCGACTCCGGCAACCGGTACTTCACCGCCTCCTGGGGCGGCATCCAGTGGGAGAAGCGCGTCCGCGACTCCGCCCAGGTCCACCGCCCCGACGGCTTCTCCGTCCTCGTCACCGGCGCCGCCGGCTTCGTCGGCACCCACGTCTCCCTCGCCCTCAAGAAGCGCGGCGACGGCGTCGTCGGCATCGATAACTTCAACACCTACTACGACCCGTCCCTCAAGAAGGCCCGCAAGTCCCTCCTCCAGGGCCGCGGCGTCTTCATCGTCGAGGGCGACGTCAACGACGCCCGCCTCCTCGCCAAGCTCTTCGATGTCGTCGCCTTCACCCACGTGATGCACCTCGCGGCGCAGGCCGGCGTCCGCTACGCCATGGAGAACCCCCAGTCCTACGTCCACAGCAACGTCGCCGGCCTCGTCACCCTCCTTGAGGCCTGCAAGTCGGCCAACCCCCAGCCCGCCGTCGTCtgggcctcctcctcctccgtctacGGCCTCAACGAGAAGAGCCCCTTCTCCGAGGCCGACCGCACCGACCGCCCCGCCAGCCTCTACGCCGCCACCAAGAAGGCCGGAGAGGCCATCACCCACACGTACAACCACATCTACGGCCTCTCCGTCACCGGCCTCCGCTTCTTCACCGTCTACGGCCCCTGGGGCCGCCCCGACATGGCCTACTTCTCCTTCACCCGCAACATCCTCCAGGGCAAGCCCATCACCATCTACCGGGGCAAGAACCAGGTCGACCTCGCCCGCGACTTCACCTACATCGACGACATCGTCAAGGGCTGCGTCGGGTCCCTCGACACCGCCGGCAAGAGCACCGGGTCCGGCGGCAAGAAGGCCGGCCCGGCCCCGTACCGGGTCTTCAACCTCGGGAACACGTCCCCGGTCACGGTCCCGACGCTGGTGAGCATCCTGGAGCGGCACCTGAAGGTGAAGGCGAAGCGGAACGTGGTGGACATGCCCGGGAACGGCGACGTCCCGTTCACGCATGCGAACATCAGCTCGGCCCGGCGGGAGCTCGGGTACAAGCCCACGACCGACTTGCAAACCGGGTTGAAGAAGTTCGTCAAGTGGTACTTGTCTTATCACGGCTACAATCGCGGCAACAAtgtaaattga